The Oryzias melastigma strain HK-1 linkage group LG13, ASM292280v2, whole genome shotgun sequence genome window below encodes:
- the LOC112149381 gene encoding odorant receptor 131-2-like, with protein MANNTSIIGDLKHPKNDHQIIIVQILVIIFLWINMLLIVTFLKTKSFHTSARYLLFALMLLSDSFLLVLSDILLLLTALRVPMPVWLCIIVFFVVLLYNMVTPITLAAMTLERYVAICMPLRHAELCSTRSTVHCILIIHGISSVPSIAILSVFFASASTNVYKQNMVCSVEIFILYPWHNHLRSTISQFFFFIMCIIIIFSYYKIMKVAKAASGENKKSTLRGLTTVILHAFQLLLCLIQLWSPFIEAAALQIDLRLYAVVRYCNYVIFVLASRCLSPLIYGLRDETFFLALKRFYRS; from the coding sequence ATGGCGAATAACACCTCCATAATTGGTGATTTGAAACatccaaaaaatgatcatcAGATTATTATTGTCCAGATCCTGgtgatcatttttctttggaTCAACATGTTGCTGATTGTAAcctttttgaaaacaaagtcTTTTCACACGAGCGCTCGCTACCTCTTATTTGCTCTAATGCTGCTTTCAGACAGTTTTTTGTTAGTCCTGTCTGATATTCTGCTGCTTTTAACAGCGTTGAGGGTGCCCATGCCAGTTTGGTTGtgtattattgtgttttttgttgtcctTCTGTACAATATGGTCACACCAATCACTCTGGCAGCAATGACCCTGGAGCGATATGTGGCGATCTGCATGCCCCTGCGTCACGCAGAGCTGTGCTCCACTCGCAGCACGGTGCACTGCATCCTCATCATTCATGGAATCAGCTCTGTTCCCAGCATCGCCATCCTCTCTGTGTTTTTTGCATCAGCTTCTACAAATGTTTACAAGCAAAACATGGTTTGTTCAGTGGAAATATTTATATTGTACCCATGGCACAACCATCTTAGATCGACTATaagtcagtttttcttttttattatgtgcattatcattattttctccTATTACAAAATAATGAAGGTAGCCAAAGCTGCATCAGGAGAGAATAAAAAGTCAACTCTAAGAGGCCTCACCACTGTGATTCTTCATGCTTTCCAGCTGTTGTTGTGTCTCATCCAACTGTGGAGTCCCTTCATAGAAGCTGCTGCTCTCCAAATTGATCTACGTCTTTATGCTGTCGTCAGATACtgtaattatgtcatttttgtccTGGCTTCTCGATGTTTGAGTCCTCTCATTTACGGCCTCAGGgatgagactttttttcttgctttgaaaAGGTTCTACCGGTCCTAG
- the LOC112149380 gene encoding LOW QUALITY PROTEIN: odorant receptor 131-2-like (The sequence of the model RefSeq protein was modified relative to this genomic sequence to represent the inferred CDS: inserted 1 base in 1 codon), translating into MANNTSTVGEFVVRQPSYRVIIVQVLVIAFLLINMLLIVTFFKKKSFHTSTRYLLFALMLLSDSFXVMSDILLVLTAFDMVMQVWLCIIVSIVVFLYSMVTPITLTAMTLERYVAICMPLRHAELCSTRSTVHCILIIHGISSIPCIVILSVFFSSVSLSVFKQNMVCSVEMFILYKWHSDVRSAVSQFFFLIMCIVIVFSYYKIMRVAKAASGENKKSTLKGLKTVILHAFQLLLCLIQLWCPFIETASLQVSISFFISVRYTNYIVFVLAPRCLSPLIYGLRDETFFLALKKLWVS; encoded by the exons ATGGCAAATAACACCTCCACTGTTGGAGAGTTTGTGGTGCGGCAACCCAGCTACCGGGTTATCATTGTCCAGGTCCTGGTGATTGCTTTCCTTCTCATCAACATGTTGCTGATTGtgacattctttaaaaaaaagtcttttcaCACGAGCACTCGCTACCTCTTATTTGCTCTGATGCTGCTGTCAGACAGCT CAGTCATGTCTGATATTCTGCTGGTTTTAACAGCTTTTGACATGGTCATGCAAGTTTGGTTGTGCATTATTGTGTCTATTGTCGTGTTCCTGTACAGTATGGTAACGCCGATCACTCTCACAGCAATGACCCTGGAGCGATATGTGGCGATCTGCATGCCCCTGCGTCACGCAGAGCTGTGCTCCACTCGCAGCACGGTGCACTGCATCCTCATCATTCATGGAATCAGCTCTATTCCCTGCATCGTCAtcctctctgtgtttttttcatctgtttctctCAGCGTTTTCAAGCAAAACATGGTCTGTTCAGTAGAAATGTTCATATTATACAAGTGGCACAGTGATGTCAGGTCGGCTGTgagtcagtttttctttttaattatgtgCATTGTCATTGTTTTCTCCTATTACAAAATAATGAGGGTAGCCAAAGCTGCATCGGGGGAGAATAAAAAGTCAACATTGAAAGGCCTAAAAACTGTGATCCTTCATGCTttccagctgctgctttgcctCATCCAGCTGTGGTGTCCCTTCATTGAAACTGCATCTCTCCAAGTCAGCATCAGTTTTTTTATCAGTGTAAGGTATACTAACTATATAGTATTTGTTCTCGCTCCCAGGTGCTTGAGTCCTCTCATTTATGGCCTCAGAGATGAAaccttttttcttgctttaaaaaagctttgGGTGTCTTAA
- the LOC112149377 gene encoding odorant receptor 131-2-like gives MPPKSSKTVPDEDAVVTMSTLTQLLDQQKEFYKEMLHKQQDNFKSFIQIIMDGNTKRLDDVIKDVHELKASLQFTQEEKGETTIGLESKIQQMLSEKLGQDGSNIEIEKAYRLGMFQGRRPRKIVVKLLRLKDCQRILSSTRELKGTSIYINEDFSDAVQQRRRDLLPQLKAARERGERVDLRLMANNTSTVGEFVAQQPRYRVIIVQVLVIAFFLINMSLIVTFFKKKSFHTSTRYLLFALMLLSDSFLLVMSDILLVLTAFEVVMQVWLCIIVSIAVFLYNMVTPITLTAMTLERYVAICMPLRHAELCSTRSTMHCILIIHGISSIPCIVILSMFFASVSLSIFKQNMVCSVEMFILYKWHNDLRSALGQSFFLIMCIVMFFSYYKIMRVAKAASGENKKSTLKGLKTVILHGFQLLLCLFQLWCSFIETASLQVSISFFISVRYTNYIVFTLAPRCLSPLIYGLRDETFFLALKKLWVS, from the exons ATGCCTCCTAAATCAAGTAAAACAGTGCCTGATGAGGATGCTGTTGTGACCATGAGTACATTGACTCAGTTACTGGATCAGCAGAAGGAATTCTACAAAGAAATGCTACATAAGCAACAAGACAACTTCAAGAGCTTTATACAGATCATCATGGATGGAAATACAAAAAGACTGGATGATGTTATCAAAGATGTCCATGAACTTAAAGCCAGCCTACAGTTCACCCAAG AGGAAAAAGGAGAAACTACAATTGGGTTAGAAAGCAAGATTCAACAAATGCTGTCTGAGAAATTGGGTCAAGATGGCTCAAACATTGAAATTGAGAAGGCATATCGGCTGGGAATGTTTCAAGGACGAAGGCCAAGAAAGATTGTTGTCAAGCTTCTCAGGCTCAAAGACTGCCAACGTATCCTTTCTTCAACAAGAGAGCTGAAGGGAACAAGTATATACATCAACGAAGACTTTTCAGATGCTGTGCAGCAGAGGAGAAGAGACTTGCTGCCCCAGCTGAAAGCTGCCAGAGAAAGAGGCGAAAGAGTGGACTTAAG ATTAATGGCAAATAACACCTCCACAGTTGGAGAGTTTGTGGCGCAGCAGCCCAGGTACCGGGTTATCATCGTCCAGGTCCTGGTGATTGCTTTCTTTCTCATCAACATGTCACTGATTGtgacattctttaaaaaaaagtcttttcaCACGAGCACTCGCTACCTCTTATTTGCTCTGATGCTGCTGTCAGACAGCTTCCTGTTAGTCATGTCTGATATTCTGCTGGTTTTAACAGCTTTTGAGGTGGTCATGCAAGTTTGGTTGTGTATTATTGTGTCTATTGCCGTGTTCCTGTACAATATGGTTACGCCGATCACTCTCACAGCAATGACCCTGGAGCGATATGTGGCGATCTGCATGCCCCTGCGTCACGCAGAGCTGTGCTCCACTCGCAGCACGATGCACTGCATCCTCATCATTCATGGAATCAGCTCTATTCCCTGCATCGTCATTCTTTCTATGTTTTTTGCATCTGTTTCTCTcagcatttttaagcaaaacatgGTGTGTTCAGTAGAAATGTTCATATTATACAAGTGGCACAATGATCTCAGGTCGGCTCTGGGTcaatctttctttttaattatgtgCATTGTCATGTTTTTCTCCTATTACAAAATAATGAGGGTAGCCAAAGCTGCATCGGGGGAGAATAAAAAGTCAACATTAAAAGGCCTGAAAACAGTGATCCTTCATGGTttccagctgctgctttgcctTTTCCAGCTGTGGTGTTCCTTCATTGAAACTGCATCTCTCCAAGTCAGCATCAGTTTTTTTATCAGTGTAAGGTATACTAACTATATAGTATTTACTCTGGCTCCAAGGTGCTTGAGTCCTCTCATTTATGGCCTCAGAGATGAAaccttttttcttgctttaaaaaagctttgGGTGTCTTAA
- the LOC112149902 gene encoding uncharacterized protein LOC112149902, translated as MGNFRQKMRAAGCSEVKINARNAGPPVKKLKRAKKSEVNFLPDFPEGKDELDLEKERCAMIIEMSKRKVDWKLIDELMNITFSLRRKEIVHDEPLVARVQERWPALFNEKQIEAEFSRLTSVNLKTSFFNGLDYYQPGLLDLYKAKAGKVAALRKLMACLNDQSTTQRKREVVLLGLPHFLKEDPICAFKTAETTDEEASITEGLKVGVVTIKDGEDIVATSLVLEEQIILHDVKDFTQAIALLMGLLFSLNIDYPRGLRYTFEVVQKVFMDIGGGQCSSMVHGLRNRLLRNAM; from the exons ATGGGAAACTTTAGACAGAAAATGCGAGCTGCAGGGTGTTCCGAAGTTAAGATCAATGCTCGGAACGCTGGGCCACctgtgaaaaaactgaaaagagccAAGAAGTCAGAGGTCAACTTTCTACCTGATTTTCCCGAAGGGAAAGATGAGCTGGACCTGGAAAAGGAGAGATGTGCGATGATTATTGAgatgtcaaaaagaaaagttgactGGAAGCTCATAGATGAACTGATGAACATCACATTTTCCttgagaagaaaagaaattgTTCATGATGAACCCCTTGTGGCCCGAGTCCAAGAAAGATGGCCAGCGCTGTTCAATGAaaagcag ATTGAAGCAGAATTTTCCCGTCTGACATCTGTGAACCTCAAGACTTCTTTTTTCAATGGACTGGATTACTACCAACCTGGGCTACTAGACCTTTACAAGGCCAAGGCTGGGAAGGTAGCTGCACTGAGAAAGCTTATGGCCTGCCTTAATGAT CAATCCACCACTCAAAGAAAGAGGGAAGTTGTTCTGCTGGGCCTTCCCCACTTTCTCAAGGAGGACCCCATATGTGCATTTAAAACTGCTGAG ACCACTGATGAGGAGGCATCCATCACAGAAGGACTGAAAGTTGGTGTTGTAACGATTAAAGATGGAGAAGACATCGTGGCAACATCACTTGTTCTTGAGGAGCAAATCATTCTTCATGATGTAAAGGACTTTACCCAGGCCATTGCTCTTCTGATGGGCCTGCTGTTTTCACTCAACATTGACTATCCAAGAGGCTTGCGCTACACATTTGAAGTAGTTCAAAAAGTCTTCATGGACATCGGAGGGGGACAGTGCTCCTCAATGGTTCATGGTCTGAGGAACAGACTACTGAGAAATGCAATGTAG